Proteins co-encoded in one Montipora capricornis isolate CH-2021 chromosome 12, ASM3666992v2, whole genome shotgun sequence genomic window:
- the LOC138026002 gene encoding uncharacterized protein: protein MCLTEAKREEHEQFVQSAVKKQQRNKRKRAPDMFVTAVLECTVRRICSEVCSSYFCLCTPPKRRRLSSLEDKKPTGTVNSSRHQRDKLNTNNFTSKASEYHNSLSEIHEAIDIPETPQIVPGDESEVENFLHSLTVELTELPTLEEVDELLREIECGCDLDTVEEEIGALLKTNPDDPFYPGLLEVLFDQSSTAVANLYPV, encoded by the coding sequence ATGTGTCTGACAGAAGCAAAGAGAGAGGAACACGAACAGTTTGTGCAGTCTGCTGTCAAAAAACAGCAACGAAATAAGCGAAAGCGAGCGCCTGACATGTTTGTGACGGCCGTTTTAGAATGCACTGTGCGAAGAATTTGTAGCGAAGTGTGCTCCAGTTATTTCTGCCTTTGCACGCCTCCCAAGAGGAGGAGGCTGAGCTCATTAGAGGACAAAAAGCCAACAGGAACGGTGAATTCGTCTAGACATCAACGAGATAAGTTAAACACAAACAATTTCACATCGAAGGCAAGTGAATATCATAATTCACTCAGTGAAATTCATGAAGCTATTGACATACCGGAGACGCCACAAATTGTTCCAGGCGACGAGTCGGAAGTGGAAAACTTTCTTCACAGTTTAACAGTTGAATTGACTGAGTTACCGACACTTGAAGAGGTAGATGAGCTTCTTAGAGAAATTGAATGTGGCTGTGATTTAGATACAGTGGAAGAAGAGATCGGAGCACTGCTAAAAACAAACCCTGATGATCCATTTTATCCTGGATTACTGGAAGTACTGTTTGATCAAAGTAGCACTGCGGTTGCAAATCTTTATCCGGTGTAG